From Xylanibacter oryzae DSM 17970, a single genomic window includes:
- a CDS encoding DUF4302 domain-containing protein, producing the protein MKKFKIYIYILMLLPTLLLQSCLKDQEDVFDEPSAVRMQKTLEDVKKVLTSSEHGWAFDYFPDRNVTYGGYEYAVKFDSLSANIYFELAPGQSETSLYKLKSDDGPVLSFDSYNQFMHFFATPSSSRYEAYDGDFEFVIDSLSNDLIKLHGKRSQNIMYLRKLNEDCSSYMSKTVANSNQFLLSSLTGSIGTTSVSGSLDLDNRHLSLTYKNSTGNIQTFDGKYVFTANGIRLYEPFNVGGKTVMNFTYNDDDLSLKCTDAGATDVVLNGFLPAAYVRSAIGKDRIVAKDDASSLVYTLKHNNIVNYISHPDWVTLTKDGTTLKLETTANNTGHVRSGYIKYVIGNDEDSLKVVQCDFDKDVAGNYLLYYKDLNTGKLSNYSVNVTSDAISFNGLDWKMPISYDTKNGAITAISGQYIGTAKSRTGKVYYLYSLFLDKKISVWSGHGGTGGFISAPIDYEDGVGTYAVFSGKATTDGDFGAIFFGAYSANNPTSSNYLGYWECFQSPYLVKVQ; encoded by the coding sequence ATGAAGAAATTTAAAATTTATATTTATATATTAATGCTTTTACCTACACTGCTTCTGCAATCTTGTTTAAAAGATCAAGAAGATGTGTTCGATGAGCCATCTGCAGTTCGTATGCAGAAAACATTAGAAGATGTTAAAAAAGTTCTGACATCTTCAGAGCATGGTTGGGCCTTTGATTATTTCCCAGATAGAAATGTTACTTATGGTGGATATGAATATGCTGTAAAGTTTGATTCGTTATCGGCAAATATATACTTTGAGTTGGCTCCCGGACAGAGCGAAACAAGCCTTTATAAATTGAAAAGTGACGATGGACCAGTCTTGTCATTTGATTCATATAATCAATTTATGCATTTTTTTGCGACACCTTCTTCATCAAGATACGAAGCTTATGATGGCGATTTTGAATTTGTTATAGATAGTCTATCTAATGATTTGATAAAGTTGCATGGTAAACGTTCTCAGAATATTATGTACTTGCGCAAGCTAAATGAGGATTGCAGTTCATATATGTCGAAGACTGTTGCAAATAGTAATCAGTTTCTTTTATCAAGTTTAACAGGCTCAATTGGTACTACTAGTGTATCAGGGTCTTTAGATTTGGATAACCGCCATTTATCACTCACATATAAGAATTCAACGGGTAATATTCAGACGTTTGATGGTAAATATGTATTCACAGCGAATGGAATTCGTTTGTATGAGCCTTTTAATGTCGGAGGTAAAACAGTAATGAACTTTACTTATAATGATGATGATTTATCTTTGAAATGTACTGATGCAGGTGCAACAGATGTTGTATTAAATGGTTTCCTTCCGGCTGCATATGTTAGGTCTGCCATAGGAAAAGATAGAATTGTAGCAAAGGATGATGCTTCTTCATTAGTGTATACCTTAAAACACAATAACATTGTGAACTATATTTCTCATCCAGATTGGGTTACGTTGACTAAAGATGGTACAACTTTGAAATTAGAAACTACAGCTAATAATACAGGTCATGTTCGCTCTGGTTATATTAAGTATGTTATTGGTAATGACGAAGATTCGTTGAAAGTAGTACAATGTGATTTTGATAAGGATGTCGCAGGTAATTACCTACTATATTATAAAGATTTGAATACTGGAAAATTAAGTAATTATTCTGTTAATGTTACTTCCGATGCTATCTCTTTTAATGGATTAGATTGGAAAATGCCAATTTCTTATGATACAAAAAATGGAGCTATCACGGCAATAAGTGGACAATACATAGGAACTGCAAAATCAAGGACAGGGAAAGTGTATTACTTGTATTCATTATTCTTAGATAAAAAAATATCTGTATGGTCTGGACATGGTGGAACAGGTGGCTTTATTTCTGCGCCTATTGATTATGAGGATGGAGTTGGAACCTATGCAGTATTCTCAGGGAAAGCTACGACCGACGGTGACTTCGGAGCTATATTCTTTGGAGCATATTCAGCTAACAATCCTACAAGCTCGAATTATTTGGGATATTGGGAATGTTTCCAATCTCCATATCTTGTAAAAGTTCAATAA
- a CDS encoding BACON domain-containing protein: MKKILNILLVSLTIIAFSSCKDDVDNPYSAKSNISVIESNVAFQAKASKGYVKIKTDGPITATVASKWCKAIVSGDSVAVTADENDDLNGRSSLLTIKSGTDSVNVTIQQAGLIFQLSAGSSLAVGDDDSAYQYYMKHNVDVNIISTPDWAKIETTTDSLKINVAANNTGHFRTGYVKYKAGAYADSIKVTQCDFNKDLAGNYYLAYTNDAGKLAGLPVVLDQNSITISALNLKMTSSYDATSNSLSVTCGQYIGKYSSYYMYLMFGDTVGKYQTSYSNTTSASIANFDYNDDDGTIANFGGTFGNSKIGSFLLEAFSSNSFTEDADLGYLLKMTNPFLLKISDVSSKQNYNFQSKAQLKFILRK; this comes from the coding sequence ATGAAGAAAATTTTAAATATATTATTGGTCTCTTTGACTATCATTGCATTCAGCTCTTGTAAAGATGATGTGGATAATCCTTATTCTGCTAAGTCAAACATCTCTGTAATAGAGTCAAATGTTGCTTTCCAGGCTAAAGCATCAAAGGGATATGTTAAGATTAAAACAGATGGACCTATTACAGCAACAGTAGCGTCTAAGTGGTGTAAGGCTATCGTATCAGGAGATTCGGTAGCTGTGACAGCTGACGAGAATGATGATCTTAATGGTCGTTCTTCTTTGTTGACTATCAAATCAGGAACAGATTCTGTTAATGTAACAATACAGCAGGCTGGTTTGATATTCCAGTTGAGTGCCGGTTCTAGTTTGGCAGTAGGAGACGACGATTCAGCATATCAATATTATATGAAACATAATGTAGATGTAAATATAATTTCTACTCCGGATTGGGCAAAAATAGAGACGACTACAGATAGTCTTAAAATTAATGTCGCTGCAAATAATACGGGGCATTTCAGAACAGGCTATGTCAAATATAAAGCAGGAGCCTATGCTGATTCAATAAAGGTAACACAATGTGATTTCAATAAAGACTTAGCAGGTAACTATTATTTGGCATATACAAATGATGCAGGAAAGCTGGCTGGATTACCAGTGGTATTAGATCAAAATTCTATTACGATTTCTGCGTTAAATTTAAAGATGACTTCATCTTATGATGCTACTTCTAATTCATTGTCTGTAACATGTGGACAATATATAGGGAAATATTCATCGTATTATATGTACCTGATGTTTGGAGATACTGTAGGAAAATACCAAACAAGTTATTCAAATACGACTTCTGCAAGTATTGCTAATTTTGATTATAATGACGATGATGGTACAATCGCAAACTTTGGTGGTACTTTTGGTAATAGTAAGATAGGGTCTTTCTTACTTGAGGCATTTAGTAGCAATTCATTTACTGAAGATGCTGATTTAGGCTATTTATTGAAAATGACGAATCCTTTTTTGTTGAAGATAAGTGATGTGTCATCAAAACAGAATTATAATTTTCAGTCTAAAGCACAATTAAAGTTTATTCTTAGGAAATAA
- a CDS encoding HU family DNA-binding protein: MSLKITLRENKIKSNKSYKKWFARPVHIGEVHTADIAKKIQTNSTFSQGTVKGVIDDFLQEMKQSMESGQTVVIDGLGRFELTVESEGVDDPKDFRIARHIKKVKCKFLQAGKRKMDGTLSLQLSKDADIDWAPGAWE, translated from the coding sequence ATGAGTTTAAAAATAACATTAAGGGAAAACAAGATCAAATCCAATAAATCATATAAGAAATGGTTTGCCCGCCCGGTCCATATCGGTGAGGTTCACACCGCCGATATAGCAAAGAAGATCCAGACGAACTCGACGTTCAGCCAGGGAACGGTAAAAGGCGTGATCGACGATTTCCTTCAGGAGATGAAGCAGTCAATGGAATCCGGCCAGACAGTCGTGATCGACGGCCTCGGCCGTTTTGAGCTTACAGTAGAGAGTGAAGGCGTTGACGACCCGAAGGACTTTCGCATAGCCAGACATATTAAAAAGGTAAAATGCAAGTTCCTTCAGGCAGGCAAACGTAAGATGGACGGCACACTCTCCTTGCAGTTAAGCAAAGATGCGGATATTGACTGGGCCCCCGGGGCGTGGGAATAA
- a CDS encoding Cof-type HAD-IIB family hydrolase → MIKALFFDIDGTLVSFKTHVIPDSAVKALEKAHNKGIKIFIATGRPMAIINNMSQLEEKGLIDGYVTMNGAYCFIDDEIIFSHPIDHNDVVSIGKYAKEKNIACIFVPAKGIRVCNPDTFLRKIFYENLHVDDMPVTTFEEGWNGEIYQITPFFNIDQEKEAMRNVKSAMANRWHPGFTDITGLGIEKSKGVKEMADHFGVKQEEIICFGDGGNDISMLEYAGTGVALGNANDDVKKHADYITTNIDDDGIANALKYFDIID, encoded by the coding sequence ATGATTAAAGCATTATTTTTTGATATAGACGGAACATTGGTCAGTTTTAAGACCCATGTAATCCCTGATTCTGCTGTAAAGGCACTTGAAAAGGCTCACAATAAAGGTATAAAGATTTTTATAGCTACAGGCAGACCTATGGCTATAATAAATAACATGTCACAATTAGAAGAGAAAGGTTTAATAGACGGTTATGTAACAATGAACGGAGCCTATTGCTTTATTGATGATGAAATAATATTCAGCCATCCAATAGATCACAACGATGTGGTATCAATAGGTAAATATGCAAAAGAAAAAAATATCGCATGCATATTTGTTCCGGCTAAAGGAATTCGTGTTTGCAATCCCGACACATTTTTAAGGAAGATATTCTATGAGAACCTTCATGTAGACGATATGCCTGTAACTACTTTCGAAGAAGGATGGAATGGGGAAATATACCAGATTACACCTTTCTTTAATATAGATCAGGAAAAAGAAGCCATGAGAAATGTTAAAAGTGCCATGGCAAACAGATGGCATCCCGGATTTACAGACATTACCGGATTAGGCATAGAGAAAAGTAAAGGTGTAAAGGAAATGGCGGACCATTTTGGTGTAAAACAAGAAGAAATAATATGTTTCGGAGATGGTGGTAATGACATTTCAATGCTAGAATATGCCGGAACTGGCGTAGCACTTGGCAATGCGAATGATGATGTTAAAAAGCATGCAGACTATATAACTACAAACATTGACGACGATGGTATTGCAAATGCTTTAAAATATTTCGATATAATAGATTAA
- a CDS encoding alpha/beta hydrolase-fold protein, with protein MKKLFLLLLLPLCFVSLNICGDEPMFFTASDTAMMMKSKYFSFERKVFINIPARYTENDSQNYDVIYVFDTQDKPYFDIVNGLLPFINTNYDSRFIVVGLCSPTTMTYSRQSDFLPVPKTVARGDFYGGRNGYADSLCLFVKNELIPYINSHYRTTGRTLAVGHSLGASFILEAMINHELFTDYIAVSPNLAYDSDRVSDELMAYNYSQIKGNRFLFITNSTEEKVPRWKSWKPAREKLYKFYKENILPSNIMLKIKSYPDYNHMSCFPYALHDGLEYYFHYRDSIDNFLSRENYKVHIELKTLRADDEVYITGNQYTLGDWNPSKVKMKRISDYVRAIDVDLHYPALFKFTRGSWNSEGFVENTGVYGNLRIESPDRHSYKFIIENWRDILER; from the coding sequence ATGAAAAAGCTATTTTTGTTATTATTGTTACCTTTATGCTTTGTGTCTTTGAATATTTGCGGCGATGAACCGATGTTTTTCACAGCATCTGATACAGCCATGATGATGAAATCTAAATATTTCAGTTTTGAAAGAAAAGTTTTTATCAACATACCTGCAAGATATACTGAGAACGATTCACAAAATTATGACGTGATATATGTCTTTGATACTCAGGATAAACCTTATTTTGATATTGTAAATGGTCTTCTCCCATTTATAAATACAAATTACGATTCTCGTTTTATTGTAGTTGGCTTATGTTCACCTACAACAATGACTTATTCAAGGCAAAGCGATTTCTTGCCGGTGCCAAAGACTGTGGCGAGGGGTGATTTTTATGGTGGCCGAAATGGCTATGCTGATAGTTTGTGCCTGTTTGTTAAGAACGAATTGATACCTTATATTAATTCCCATTATCGTACTACAGGTCGAACGTTAGCAGTAGGGCATTCGCTTGGAGCATCTTTCATACTTGAAGCTATGATAAACCATGAACTTTTTACAGATTATATAGCCGTTTCTCCTAATCTGGCTTATGATAGTGACAGAGTTTCAGACGAATTAATGGCATATAATTACTCTCAGATTAAAGGTAACCGATTCTTGTTTATAACAAATTCTACTGAAGAGAAAGTGCCTAGATGGAAGTCATGGAAACCGGCACGAGAGAAACTTTATAAGTTTTATAAAGAAAATATATTGCCTTCTAATATTATGCTTAAAATAAAATCTTATCCCGATTATAATCATATGTCTTGTTTTCCATATGCACTTCATGATGGATTGGAATATTATTTTCATTACCGTGATTCTATTGATAATTTCTTAAGTCGGGAGAATTATAAGGTGCATATTGAACTGAAAACATTGAGAGCAGATGATGAAGTGTATATCACTGGTAATCAGTATACTTTAGGCGATTGGAATCCTAGTAAGGTAAAAATGAAACGAATCTCTGATTACGTACGTGCTATAGATGTAGATTTGCATTACCCAGCTTTGTTTAAGTTTACTCGTGGAAGTTGGAACTCTGAAGGTTTTGTAGAAAATACAGGTGTTTACGGTAATCTTCGTATTGAATCACCCGATAGGCATAGCTATAAATTTATTATAGAAAATTGGCGTGATATTCTTGAAAGATAG